The following are encoded together in the Candidatus Limnocylindrales bacterium genome:
- the pilQ gene encoding type IV pilus secretin PilQ, which produces MKITHISSEALEGKVRVTIESSDNLSYTAFTLSDPLRLVLDLPNAQLKFKEPIAVNKGAVLSINPIQLPKEGSRINSRIEIELSKQVRYQVFPDQNKLYVDLQDGIEEVAARPSEEVVQLPEAPPPQEAPAEVAPAAPETEPPKGQPVEVEPSQGKPAETEPKAAKPAETEPKAAPAIMSKPSAPEVKLSTIKEVEVSQLPKETRVTITSDTLPEYEVKKESEPPRIVLDLKKSKIVPEAQKITDVHLTPSVLKRISSFQLKRSPEGADNLVRVILNLTQAVDPQIKTEDGKIIIDMAHPTQVAEAPSTAKPEGEKVEELEAPASELPAAQAPSIRTPQTTEEAKYRGQPITLDFKDADIRDVLRIIAEINDFNLVLHPEVSGRVTVRLINVPWDQALDIILKLNNLAVEIEGNIMRVGSSTSFQREIEAKRLEQEQRLAALETQKKLEPLRTEIITLNFADPAQIVTVIEGVIAGRREGQPAGPRRGTITVDARTKTLIVQDTEENIRLIRELVAKLDKRTPQILIEARIVTVSKQFSKSLGINWAGSFNADAAHGNTTGFRFPNSINGNFAVNLPLGASVGSTGIRLGSIDDVFSLDLNLAAAETEGLATILSQPKVVTVDNKAASIQTGVTFTLATTILVNNTTQTTLQQVNATLSLNVTPRVSADGHILMTVSAQNNSPDFASPITTAGGVPPINTQSVNTEVLVKDGETVVLGGILQTDSRRNLTAVPYLYKIPVIGRVFRSTIPDSKNQTELLIFITPKLLNAATVEQSEAGNIRQLSAQ; this is translated from the coding sequence CAGCATTAATCCCATTCAACTTCCTAAAGAAGGTAGCCGGATCAACTCCCGGATAGAAATCGAACTCTCTAAACAGGTACGTTACCAGGTATTTCCCGATCAGAATAAGTTATATGTGGACTTACAAGATGGTATCGAAGAGGTTGCGGCACGTCCATCCGAAGAAGTCGTACAACTTCCTGAAGCGCCGCCCCCCCAGGAGGCTCCCGCAGAGGTAGCGCCTGCGGCTCCCGAGACCGAACCTCCCAAAGGTCAACCTGTTGAAGTCGAGCCCTCCCAAGGCAAGCCGGCTGAAACAGAACCTAAGGCTGCCAAGCCGGCTGAAACAGAACCCAAGGCCGCTCCGGCGATTATGTCGAAACCCTCTGCTCCGGAAGTTAAGTTGTCTACCATTAAGGAGGTTGAAGTCTCTCAACTCCCCAAGGAAACCCGAGTTACTATTACCTCCGATACTTTACCGGAATATGAGGTAAAAAAGGAGTCTGAGCCTCCTCGTATTGTTTTAGACTTGAAAAAAAGTAAAATCGTTCCGGAAGCCCAGAAGATTACAGATGTCCACTTAACGCCCAGCGTCCTCAAGCGAATCTCCTCTTTTCAGCTAAAACGGAGTCCGGAAGGAGCCGATAATCTCGTTCGGGTTATTCTCAACCTTACTCAGGCCGTGGATCCTCAGATCAAAACCGAGGATGGCAAAATTATTATAGATATGGCCCATCCCACTCAAGTTGCTGAGGCTCCTTCAACCGCTAAACCTGAAGGGGAAAAAGTTGAAGAACTCGAAGCCCCTGCTTCAGAGTTGCCTGCCGCTCAGGCTCCCTCTATTCGAACTCCCCAAACAACTGAAGAGGCCAAATACCGGGGCCAACCTATTACGTTGGATTTCAAAGATGCAGACATTCGGGATGTATTGCGTATTATTGCCGAGATCAATGATTTTAATCTGGTTTTACATCCCGAAGTCAGCGGTCGTGTAACCGTCAGGCTGATCAACGTTCCTTGGGATCAGGCCCTGGATATTATCCTTAAGCTGAATAATCTGGCCGTTGAGATAGAAGGCAATATCATGCGGGTGGGATCCAGCACTTCCTTCCAAAGGGAAATTGAAGCCAAACGCCTGGAACAAGAACAACGACTGGCGGCCCTTGAAACTCAGAAAAAACTGGAGCCTTTGCGAACCGAGATTATTACCCTCAACTTTGCAGATCCTGCTCAAATTGTTACCGTTATAGAAGGGGTGATTGCAGGTCGTCGAGAAGGGCAACCGGCAGGTCCTCGCAGAGGAACCATTACCGTAGATGCCAGAACGAAAACTCTCATCGTTCAAGACACCGAAGAAAATATCCGACTCATCCGGGAGTTGGTGGCCAAATTGGATAAGCGAACCCCGCAGATTCTCATCGAAGCCCGCATTGTTACGGTCAGTAAACAATTCAGTAAATCCCTGGGAATCAACTGGGCCGGTTCCTTTAATGCCGATGCTGCCCACGGTAATACAACGGGATTTCGATTCCCCAACTCCATTAACGGTAACTTTGCCGTCAACCTCCCACTGGGGGCGAGTGTGGGGTCAACGGGAATCCGGCTGGGAAGTATTGATGATGTATTTTCTCTGGATTTGAATCTGGCCGCTGCCGAAACCGAGGGACTGGCTACTATCCTGTCTCAACCGAAGGTGGTTACCGTGGATAATAAAGCAGCCTCTATCCAGACCGGCGTGACCTTTACCCTGGCAACCACGATCCTGGTTAATAACACAACCCAGACCACCCTCCAGCAAGTTAATGCCACGCTTTCTTTAAACGTCACTCCCAGGGTTTCAGCCGATGGGCATATCCTCATGACGGTTAGTGCCCAGAATAATTCGCCTGATTTTGCCTCTCCCATTACAACCGCCGGAGGGGTTCCACCGATCAATACTCAAAGCGTTAATACCGAGGTTCTGGTTAAAGATGGAGAGACGGTGGTTTTGGGTGGGATTTTGCAAACCGACTCCAGAAGGAATCTTACAGCAGTACCTTATCTTTATAAGATCCCTGTAATAGGAAGAGTTTTCAGATCTACTATTCCGGATAGCAAAAATCAAACTGAATTACTTATCTTCATAACCCCGAAACTTTTAAACGCCGCTACCGTTGAACAAAGCGAAGCAGGGAATATTAGACAACTATCCGCTCAGTGA
- a CDS encoding Ig-like domain-containing protein, whose product MKPHTLAVSLVGLLGFIFVLFSGCGKLEDPERAEPVGSSGGGIPLPIGPRSQIGTFSLEANATPSSAPADGITSILIVAALIDTSGRPVSGFDIFFRSELGSFSASPSPPLGSVTTTTPGEGRAVTDANGKASIFLVSTQPGSSPVTAIADINRNGSVDTFGDLFATTFVEFTAAPGAPGPGVAGIVLTADPVFQTVEFTGTTPPEPEPVTILATVFDELGQRAGAGVTVEFSTSFGAITPFSTTNESGQATATLVIPPITSSTDIVVTASTVINGRTFTSRVTVSVEVTGPGTFTPTPFPVAQAIDLEISSNILSPGSTFTLTATVTDAAGRPVPNTSVTFKSSSATCRFSTSPTLPLTRVTNQSGVATSPFISINAPSGCEITFIASSPGIPASNTVTLLIQQPTPTPGPSPTATPTP is encoded by the coding sequence ATGAAGCCACATACTCTTGCGGTTTCTTTAGTAGGACTGTTGGGTTTTATTTTTGTGTTGTTTTCTGGGTGTGGAAAGCTTGAAGATCCGGAAAGGGCTGAACCGGTGGGTTCTTCGGGTGGAGGGATTCCGTTGCCTATCGGCCCCAGATCCCAGATTGGAACCTTCTCCTTAGAAGCCAATGCAACCCCATCTTCCGCACCTGCAGATGGAATTACTTCCATTTTAATCGTTGCAGCGCTCATCGATACCTCGGGAAGGCCGGTAAGTGGATTCGATATTTTCTTTCGATCTGAATTAGGCTCTTTCTCCGCATCCCCTTCACCTCCTTTAGGAAGTGTAACCACTACAACCCCGGGGGAAGGACGTGCCGTTACCGATGCCAACGGAAAAGCCTCTATCTTTCTGGTAAGTACCCAGCCCGGAAGTTCTCCCGTCACGGCCATAGCCGATATTAACCGGAACGGCTCGGTAGATACCTTCGGAGATCTATTTGCCACAACCTTTGTGGAATTCACGGCAGCTCCCGGTGCCCCAGGTCCAGGTGTGGCCGGTATCGTCCTTACCGCAGATCCCGTTTTTCAAACCGTCGAATTCACAGGCACCACACCTCCTGAACCAGAGCCTGTGACCATCCTGGCAACAGTTTTTGATGAACTGGGTCAGAGAGCCGGTGCAGGAGTTACGGTGGAATTCTCCACCTCCTTTGGAGCCATTACACCCTTTAGTACCACCAATGAATCCGGTCAGGCCACCGCAACCCTGGTAATTCCTCCCATTACCAGTAGCACAGATATCGTGGTCACAGCAAGTACGGTCATCAACGGAAGAACCTTTACAAGTAGGGTTACGGTAAGTGTCGAAGTAACCGGACCCGGGACGTTTACACCTACGCCTTTTCCAGTAGCTCAAGCAATAGATCTGGAAATAAGTTCAAACATATTATCTCCAGGCAGTACATTTACCTTAACTGCCACGGTTACAGATGCAGCGGGTCGCCCAGTTCCTAACACAAGTGTAACTTTCAAAAGCAGTTCTGCAACATGTAGATTTTCAACTTCTCCAACTTTACCCCTAACAAGAGTAACCAATCAATCGGGCGTAGCAACCAGTCCGTTTATTAGTATCAATGCTCCTTCAGGCTGTGAGATTACATTTATTGCGAGCTCTCCAGGTATCCCAGCCAGTAATACGGTAACCCTTCTTATACAACAACCAACTCCGACACCGGGTCCATCACCTACGGCAACTCCAACACCCTAA
- a CDS encoding tetratricopeptide repeat protein, which produces MALDQELVAQIDKYKAILQKDPNSKEFLNLAELYRRLGVAEEAHRVLREGLKRHPNFVEARVALARLLLTQGDTAKAAQEFETVVRQDPGNFLSYKLLGEIAMQKNDLEKAAERFGAAYKIKPDDQECKVMLDYIGSLLGRNVFPQIATSTTPTKEKTPPRESPKPAEKTTPSKPPPPPSKPQKKPIVEEFEELDELGMAEEAPVIEKSKASVKPEKEAPEITEELEEAEILEEVEGVDVEELEEFEPAEAEEGFDEITVGEEQEDFEFEESELETVSSDEGFGEEMEPPEETEEGVAASVSDQIKGSGKKVAEEDIVAEIFQDLSESEYTQRDETDEEISVPEGEDLAETLGLFKEELDTEETSEVGEIEEFEEAEVSEQADFEEEIGVIDEVEEGEEREEIGITEDLEEVEPLEEVEVESSGELQEEEETSSIFKDFGISPEEQGESVTLEEGEGDVFKDFDFDAFEKELMAEKSAAKPASARKSEIEEDTLESFSEEEEIAREEEIESTELEKVFATDTEEEKPVRNSLKGSGTEEIPSAPLADQYIKQNLLEKAIHIYRTLLKTSPGNKTIRQRLEETLALKSYLEEES; this is translated from the coding sequence ATGGCCTTAGATCAAGAGCTGGTTGCTCAGATTGACAAATATAAAGCGATTTTACAGAAAGATCCCAACTCCAAGGAGTTTTTGAATCTGGCGGAGCTTTATCGAAGGTTAGGGGTTGCCGAAGAGGCCCATAGGGTTCTTCGGGAGGGGCTTAAAAGGCATCCGAATTTCGTGGAAGCCAGGGTCGCTTTGGCCCGATTGTTATTGACCCAGGGAGATACGGCCAAGGCAGCCCAGGAGTTTGAGACGGTCGTTCGCCAGGATCCGGGAAATTTCCTGTCCTATAAGTTGCTGGGTGAAATTGCCATGCAGAAAAACGACCTGGAGAAGGCGGCAGAACGATTTGGAGCTGCTTATAAAATCAAGCCCGATGATCAGGAATGCAAAGTCATGCTAGATTATATAGGAAGCCTCCTGGGTCGAAATGTTTTCCCTCAGATAGCAACTTCCACAACCCCAACTAAGGAAAAAACTCCCCCACGAGAAAGCCCTAAACCTGCAGAAAAGACAACTCCCAGTAAACCACCTCCTCCACCTTCTAAACCCCAGAAGAAACCCATTGTGGAAGAGTTTGAGGAGTTGGATGAGCTGGGTATGGCCGAAGAAGCCCCGGTAATAGAAAAGTCCAAAGCTTCGGTGAAACCGGAAAAAGAAGCCCCTGAAATTACAGAAGAGTTGGAAGAGGCTGAAATCCTTGAAGAGGTGGAAGGGGTTGACGTGGAAGAGCTGGAAGAGTTTGAACCTGCTGAAGCAGAGGAGGGGTTCGACGAAATAACCGTTGGGGAGGAGCAAGAGGATTTTGAGTTTGAAGAATCTGAGCTTGAGACGGTGAGTTCCGATGAGGGTTTCGGTGAAGAGATGGAACCCCCTGAGGAAACTGAAGAAGGTGTAGCTGCTTCTGTTTCTGATCAAATAAAGGGATCGGGTAAGAAGGTTGCTGAAGAGGATATCGTCGCCGAGATCTTCCAGGACTTATCCGAAAGCGAGTATACGCAAAGGGACGAAACAGATGAAGAAATTTCTGTCCCGGAAGGAGAGGATTTGGCCGAAACTCTGGGCTTGTTCAAAGAAGAATTGGATACCGAAGAAACTTCAGAAGTTGGTGAGATAGAAGAATTTGAAGAGGCAGAAGTATCGGAGCAGGCAGATTTCGAAGAGGAGATCGGAGTGATCGATGAGGTAGAAGAAGGGGAAGAGAGGGAAGAAATAGGTATCACCGAGGACCTGGAAGAAGTCGAACCTTTAGAAGAGGTAGAAGTTGAATCTTCTGGGGAATTGCAGGAAGAGGAAGAGACCTCTTCCATATTTAAGGACTTTGGGATCAGCCCGGAAGAGCAAGGGGAGTCCGTAACCTTGGAAGAGGGAGAGGGAGATGTATTTAAAGATTTTGATTTTGATGCCTTCGAAAAAGAGTTAATGGCGGAAAAAAGTGCTGCCAAACCCGCGTCGGCCAGGAAGTCTGAAATCGAAGAAGACACCCTAGAATCCTTTTCTGAAGAAGAGGAAATTGCCCGGGAAGAAGAGATTGAATCGACGGAGTTAGAAAAAGTGTTTGCAACCGATACAGAAGAAGAAAAGCCCGTCAGGAACTCCTTGAAGGGTTCCGGTACCGAAGAAATTCCGTCGGCTCCCCTGGCAGATCAGTATATAAAGCAAAATCTTTTAGAGAAAGCCATTCATATTTACAGGACTTTATTGAAAACCTCTCCCGGCAATAAAACCATTCGACAACGTCTCGAAGAAACTCTGGCCCTTAAATCCTACTTGGAAGAAGAGAGTTAA
- the aroQ gene encoding type II 3-dehydroquinate dehydratase — protein MPNILVIHGPNLNMLGIREPGIYGSETLEVINDQIRRHATSKGLSLQIIQSNHEGEIVEAIQKAYPAVDVIILNAGAYTHTSLAIRDAISAVKIPVIEVHLSNIYSREEFRHKSMISPVAVGQISGFGSYSYILGIEAAAELIKRKT, from the coding sequence GTGCCTAATATCCTGGTTATTCATGGACCTAATCTCAATATGCTGGGGATCAGGGAGCCCGGCATCTATGGAAGCGAAACCCTTGAAGTGATTAATGATCAAATCCGTCGCCATGCGACTTCTAAGGGTCTTTCCCTTCAAATTATCCAATCAAATCATGAAGGGGAAATTGTTGAGGCCATACAAAAAGCTTATCCTGCGGTAGATGTAATTATTCTTAATGCAGGGGCTTATACCCACACAAGCCTGGCCATTCGAGATGCAATTTCTGCGGTTAAAATTCCTGTTATAGAAGTTCACCTCTCGAATATCTACAGTCGTGAAGAATTTCGTCACAAATCCATGATATCACCGGTAGCCGTTGGGCAAATAAGCGGCTTCGGTTCCTATAGCTATATACTCGGTATTGAAGCGGCGGCTGAACTGATCAAGCGTAAAACATAA
- the accB gene encoding acetyl-CoA carboxylase biotin carboxyl carrier protein, translated as MNLDKLRKILEIVDKMNLAEIELEMEDLKLKLKKPAGLSPLPPLPTPSISSTLSPVGQPAFPVAAPAGLQTPVEPPAEKIKIESRDKLVTVRSPIIGTFYRSPSPDADPYVKVGDMVSKGQVLCIVEAMKIMNEIESEYDGRIISILVENEQPVEYDQELFLIEPK; from the coding sequence ATGAATCTGGATAAGTTGCGTAAAATCTTAGAGATAGTAGATAAGATGAATCTAGCCGAGATTGAGCTGGAAATGGAGGATTTAAAACTTAAGCTTAAGAAACCTGCCGGTTTATCGCCTTTACCGCCCTTGCCGACCCCCTCCATTTCTTCTACGCTATCCCCCGTAGGACAGCCTGCTTTCCCTGTAGCAGCTCCGGCAGGTTTGCAAACTCCGGTAGAACCTCCGGCGGAAAAAATTAAAATCGAGAGCAGGGATAAGCTTGTTACGGTTCGATCCCCGATTATTGGAACCTTTTATCGATCTCCTTCTCCCGACGCAGACCCCTATGTCAAGGTAGGAGATATGGTATCTAAAGGACAGGTTCTTTGCATCGTAGAAGCCATGAAGATCATGAACGAGATCGAAAGTGAATACGATGGAAGGATCATATCCATCCTGGTTGAGAATGAACAACCTGTGGAGTATGATCAGGAGCTTTTTTTGATCGAACCAAAATAA
- a CDS encoding ribonuclease J produces MLELNSIQLLQGDESTVSIIPLGGLGEIGLNMMLLQHRNEIIVIDAGLMFPEEDMHGIDLVIPDMTYLLENKERVKAVVLTHGHEDHIGALPFLLRSIEVPVYGTPLTIGLVDSKLREYKLSKKAQLIPLEAGESFKTEHFQVELIGITHSIVGGVGLAIQTPIGPIIHTGDFKLDQTPMYGESTQFHRFALYGAEGVLLLLSDSTNAGRKGYTPSEKVVGDALGNIFQNAKKRIIIACFASHIHRIQHIIDIAHRLNKKVIISGKSMITNVNIALELGYLHIPKGTLIKFHEIDHYPPNGVVILTTGSQGEPMSALSRMAVDEYKQFKLQPGDTVIISARIIPGNERSIARVVNHLFRKQVDVLYGEASNTHVSGHASQEELKLMINLVRPKYFVPVHGEYRHLAWHAQLAESVGIPPDRILLAENGDVIRITKETATIAGKVHTGRVFVDGKGIGAASDILLRDRQRLADEGIVIIGLVLSKEDGKIITGPEIASRGFMFVKESTELIEEAKQLIIKEIQEMNPELKLEVPEIEARIRSRLTKFFSKRIEKRPMISLLIMEL; encoded by the coding sequence ATGTTAGAGCTTAATAGTATTCAGTTACTACAAGGAGATGAATCGACCGTCTCTATAATTCCGCTGGGAGGTCTGGGAGAAATCGGACTAAATATGATGCTCCTGCAACATCGGAATGAGATCATCGTGATCGATGCAGGGCTCATGTTCCCTGAAGAAGATATGCACGGTATCGATCTGGTCATTCCGGATATGACTTACCTTCTGGAGAACAAAGAGCGAGTCAAAGCCGTTGTTTTAACCCATGGACATGAGGATCATATCGGTGCACTTCCTTTCTTATTAAGAAGTATAGAGGTTCCCGTATACGGAACCCCCTTAACCATCGGATTGGTTGACTCTAAACTCCGGGAGTATAAGCTTTCCAAAAAAGCGCAATTAATCCCCTTGGAGGCCGGGGAAAGTTTTAAAACAGAACACTTTCAGGTGGAGCTTATTGGGATTACCCACAGTATTGTCGGGGGCGTAGGACTTGCCATCCAGACCCCCATTGGGCCCATCATTCATACCGGGGATTTCAAACTAGATCAAACCCCTATGTATGGAGAATCTACCCAGTTTCATCGGTTTGCTTTATATGGCGCAGAGGGGGTTCTTCTCTTATTATCGGATAGCACCAACGCAGGACGTAAGGGCTATACACCTTCGGAAAAGGTGGTAGGAGATGCCCTGGGAAATATCTTCCAGAACGCCAAAAAACGTATTATCATCGCCTGCTTTGCCTCTCATATTCATCGCATTCAACATATCATCGATATCGCCCATCGCCTCAATAAAAAGGTCATTATTAGTGGTAAAAGCATGATTACAAATGTGAATATCGCCCTGGAACTCGGATACCTGCATATTCCAAAAGGAACACTGATTAAATTTCATGAAATTGATCATTATCCCCCCAATGGGGTGGTGATCCTTACCACGGGAAGTCAGGGCGAGCCTATGTCCGCCTTATCCCGAATGGCCGTAGATGAGTACAAACAATTTAAATTACAACCGGGAGATACCGTAATTATTTCGGCCCGCATCATTCCGGGTAATGAAAGGTCTATTGCCAGGGTCGTCAATCACCTTTTTAGAAAGCAGGTGGACGTTTTATACGGAGAAGCCTCAAATACCCATGTTTCAGGACATGCCTCCCAGGAAGAGTTAAAGCTCATGATCAACCTGGTTCGTCCCAAATATTTCGTCCCGGTCCACGGGGAATATCGCCACCTCGCCTGGCATGCCCAACTGGCCGAAAGCGTGGGAATTCCCCCCGATCGTATCTTATTGGCAGAAAATGGGGACGTCATTCGGATAACCAAAGAGACGGCCACCATTGCCGGAAAAGTTCATACAGGACGGGTATTTGTCGATGGAAAAGGTATAGGAGCCGCCAGTGATATTCTGCTCCGGGATCGGCAGCGGTTGGCCGATGAGGGAATTGTTATCATAGGTCTGGTTTTAAGTAAGGAAGATGGTAAAATCATTACAGGGCCGGAAATCGCTTCCCGCGGTTTTATGTTCGTCAAGGAATCCACCGAACTCATTGAAGAAGCCAAACAACTTATTATCAAAGAAATTCAGGAAATGAACCCGGAACTAAAACTCGAAGTCCCTGAAATCGAGGCCAGGATTCGTAGCCGGTTGACCAAATTTTTCTCAAAACGCATTGAGAAACGTCCCATGATCTCGCTCCTTATCATGGAATTGTAA
- the rsmA gene encoding 16S rRNA (adenine(1518)-N(6)/adenine(1519)-N(6))-dimethyltransferase RsmA, producing the protein MRKRLGQHFLVNPWVIQKIIQTSEVHPEDTVLEIGPGLGALTKPLSKIVSHLIAIELDESLYQHLKTIFADVPHVRIIQADALKMDYEKLGLQKKVKVIANLPYYVATPILLHLLENRTFFSTMTLMFQKEVAERVIAQPGGKAYGYLSIVCQLWSEVKFCFTVPPEAFNPPPEVDSAVLKFTVLDEPRFKVKDLNHLLKLIKQAFSQRRKTLRNTLKSHLNLIYSPLLLDKALEELHISPHLRAEALSVEKFVLLSNYLVEQRKEFEYGDPIHVRA; encoded by the coding sequence ATGAGAAAACGATTGGGACAACACTTTTTGGTCAACCCCTGGGTGATCCAAAAAATTATCCAAACCTCCGAAGTTCATCCCGAAGATACTGTTCTTGAGATAGGTCCCGGTTTGGGGGCCTTAACGAAACCTTTATCGAAAATAGTATCCCACTTAATAGCCATCGAGTTGGATGAATCACTTTACCAACATTTAAAAACTATCTTCGCCGATGTACCCCACGTTCGAATCATCCAGGCAGATGCCCTCAAGATGGACTATGAAAAATTGGGACTTCAAAAAAAGGTAAAAGTCATAGCCAACCTTCCCTACTATGTGGCTACTCCTATTCTTCTTCATCTTTTGGAGAATAGAACCTTTTTTTCCACCATGACCCTTATGTTTCAGAAAGAGGTGGCCGAACGAGTAATAGCCCAACCGGGAGGAAAAGCGTATGGATATTTATCCATCGTATGTCAGTTATGGAGTGAAGTTAAATTCTGTTTTACGGTCCCCCCGGAAGCCTTTAATCCACCTCCTGAAGTGGATTCGGCAGTCCTTAAATTTACCGTATTGGATGAGCCGAGATTTAAAGTTAAAGATCTAAACCATCTTCTTAAGTTAATTAAGCAGGCGTTTTCCCAAAGGAGAAAGACCCTCCGGAATACTCTCAAGTCGCATCTTAATCTGATTTATTCACCCCTTTTACTGGATAAGGCTTTAGAGGAACTCCATATTTCACCTCACCTCCGAGCAGAAGCTTTATCCGTTGAAAAATTCGTCCTTCTCAGTAACTATCTAGTAGAACAGAGAAAGGAATTTGAATACGGAGACCCTATACATGTTAGAGCTTAA
- a CDS encoding MJ0042-type zinc finger domain-containing protein — protein MTINCPSCNASQVIKASEADQKKAIRCSQCGTLFKPDQETKNHFELDMDLDALLIPPENSTSESVEKVESKDRREPKTENIPSLDQLNFELTQPQETLVDLNLGPLTLEENKSSPSKDEEISSTQPLEGPDKDVPLTTQTMEMTTKTYMDRSEDETPRISSGEELDLRKTSLDPVAKEPPLMKDTPDTGTARRQPLTLCCIQSLKLGRDTCYICGRRLDPQDPEVEKELKKIQVQPLRDKTKVSTHAVTPSKEPGKTLIQEPGKTIRNPSVPGSITEDFSDLEKALDALTEKGPGSDLQKKLAKRKNILVQGLMVLVGLLGLGVLAKVILPSNHEKLLKQYSQLIAQEEPGPEEIVHLGLAAAKYEDHEILKLIATTPNFPKIEEGKLLQIDNPYDQQNLGSLIQRKAELQQTIRSIEEQLNLKAAQIKQYESNKVPSKILKDSLEKARADLRDLLLEFESKKKESLAKVAAFQEKGKALREDLAKAIQIQRENIDRTDPFGKSLYTTNVQKEKKLLDQISRNEDDLKAAQIEQQKYINNLENQYNPQIEELRKKIAELEQQYELATDLEDPTRSPVERLKAEMAQLNVDLPSMKKQLEEVEKIFKDLPLYFKNPAHLQDLSTNPKCIFSSVKRNAFVELQEKNNPNEKRTWVLKKYEAQCQDKLFKSPWLVSELK, from the coding sequence ATGACAATCAATTGCCCAAGTTGTAACGCCTCACAGGTTATAAAAGCAAGTGAAGCTGACCAGAAAAAGGCAATCCGATGTAGCCAGTGTGGAACTTTATTTAAACCAGATCAGGAAACCAAAAATCATTTTGAATTGGATATGGATTTAGACGCGCTTCTTATACCCCCGGAGAATTCAACATCTGAATCTGTAGAAAAAGTAGAATCTAAGGATCGTCGAGAACCTAAAACTGAAAATATACCTTCTTTAGACCAACTAAATTTTGAGCTGACTCAACCTCAAGAAACCCTGGTGGATCTTAATTTGGGACCGTTAACTCTAGAAGAGAATAAATCTTCCCCGTCAAAGGATGAGGAGATATCCTCTACCCAACCCCTGGAAGGACCTGATAAAGATGTACCTCTAACTACTCAAACCATGGAAATGACAACCAAAACTTACATGGATCGTTCTGAAGATGAGACCCCCCGAATTTCTTCCGGGGAAGAACTCGACCTCCGCAAGACTTCCCTGGACCCCGTAGCTAAAGAACCGCCCCTTATGAAGGATACTCCCGATACAGGAACAGCCAGAAGGCAACCCCTGACTTTGTGTTGTATCCAAAGTCTTAAGTTGGGAAGGGATACCTGTTATATTTGTGGTCGAAGGCTGGATCCCCAGGATCCAGAGGTTGAGAAAGAATTGAAAAAAATTCAGGTTCAACCCCTACGGGATAAAACTAAAGTCTCAACCCATGCTGTGACCCCTTCAAAAGAGCCAGGTAAAACTCTCATCCAGGAACCGGGTAAAACCATCAGAAACCCTTCAGTACCAGGCTCAATAACGGAAGATTTCTCTGATCTAGAAAAAGCTTTGGATGCCCTGACCGAAAAAGGCCCTGGTTCCGATTTACAGAAGAAATTGGCAAAACGAAAAAATATCCTGGTTCAAGGTTTGATGGTCTTGGTCGGACTTTTGGGTTTAGGGGTACTGGCTAAAGTTATTTTGCCGTCCAACCATGAAAAACTTTTAAAACAATATTCTCAGCTTATCGCCCAAGAGGAACCCGGTCCAGAAGAAATCGTCCATCTGGGTTTGGCGGCTGCCAAATATGAGGATCACGAAATTCTTAAGTTGATAGCTACCACGCCCAACTTTCCAAAAATAGAGGAAGGTAAGCTGTTGCAAATAGATAACCCCTATGATCAGCAAAATCTGGGAAGCCTTATCCAGAGAAAGGCAGAACTTCAACAAACCATCCGATCTATAGAAGAACAACTTAACTTAAAAGCTGCTCAGATTAAACAGTATGAGTCCAATAAAGTCCCTTCAAAGATCCTTAAAGATTCTTTAGAAAAAGCAAGGGCAGACCTCCGGGATCTACTCCTTGAATTTGAGAGTAAGAAGAAAGAAAGTCTTGCAAAGGTCGCGGCCTTCCAGGAGAAAGGGAAGGCTTTACGCGAAGATCTGGCCAAAGCTATCCAGATCCAAAGGGAAAATATAGATCGAACCGATCCTTTTGGTAAATCTCTTTATACGACCAATGTTCAAAAAGAGAAAAAATTGCTAGATCAAATCTCCAGGAATGAGGATGACCTTAAAGCGGCACAGATTGAACAGCAGAAATATATCAATAATCTGGAGAATCAATATAATCCTCAGATCGAGGAACTCAGAAAAAAAATAGCCGAACTAGAACAACAATACGAATTGGCCACAGATCTCGAGGATCCGACCCGCTCTCCCGTGGAACGGTTAAAAGCTGAGATGGCCCAGTTAAATGTCGATTTACCTTCTATGAAGAAACAACTCGAAGAAGTAGAAAAAATTTTTAAAGATCTCCCGCTCTATTTTAAAAACCCGGCGCATCTCCAGGATTTATCTACAAATCCGAAATGTATATTTTCTTCTGTAAAAAGAAATGCCTTTGTTGAGCTTCAAGAAAAGAACAATCCAAATGAAAAAAGAACCTGGGTTCTCAAAAAATATGAAGCTCAATGCCAGGATAAGCTTTTTAAAAGTCCCTGGTTAGTCAGCGAGCTTAAATAA